The genomic interval AACAATGAGAATCTAAAATTTTGTACATCAGATGGTCTGGTGTATTACAAAGTACTATGCAGTTCAACCTAGTTGTGATATGGCGTTATTTAGGTGAGTTGCGAAAAGACGAGTGATCAAGAAAGAAAGCTGTCTGCTCTGGGGGCACAAGAAGGCAGAGAATGAACAGGGGATGAATTGCCTAAAAAGCAAGCAAAAATTTACTTATAACTTTCTTTGGATTTGTTTCCCAGCAGTGGGAAGAACTTTTTCAACACGAGAAAATGTTCCAACcaatggaaaacaaaataataaaaatgaaaattttcacaTATCTCTGCCCTTTCATAAACTATTAGATCCTTCACTATCGAATGGAACCCTGGCAAGGTTCGCCTCCGTTCTTGGTACCTTCAAACACTTACAATGCAATTCCTTCCCTGTGCCTTTCGTGACAAATGCAAATTTACAGAGGAATCTATTGGAAGAAAGCATCGACACATACAATACATCTCGCCATTATCCTCCCTGTTCGCCTAACCTGTAGCAACAAAACAATGGAGCTGTACAACATGAAACCATTTGAAATGAACCTGCGAAACATTTACTGCTATCCTGTATAACGGATACTATGCAACAGGCAGCATAACCATTCTTGCTTTAATAACGAAGCTAGATCCAAGATTAGTAGCGTCTACTTGCAGAAAGCTATAATGTAAGACTAGTGTGTCTACTTTGCTGAAGGCTATAGTGTCTATTGAGCTTTAATAATTCCGCAATTATAGAGTAATACAAAGATAATTTCCTGCCGTTCTCAACCAATTTCTGTGACAATCTATCTTTGCGTAatggtttatttttctttttgcatacAAATGCTTAAAgtataaaaatcacattttttttactgaacaaATTAACCTTGGGATTATATGAACCATTATACCAACAACTGAAAACTTTAGAAATCTATTGATGTCATCtcttattttatacaaaaagtATGGGTATAAATTACCAGCTATGAGGGTTTTGCTTTCTGTCCAATTTTAGAGATGCGCCTAAGCTCTTGGGTTTTCTTCCTCATTTCGCTGCAAAATACACAaagaaaaagttacaaaaaaaaaagcttgtcAAATGAGAAATGGAAAGGCAGAAAAAGGTACCTCTGGTGCAAATAGACTATTAGATAGAAAATAGGGAGCAGCATCAAAGTCAATATTGATATAGCCAGGTAGAATACACTTGTTTTCTTCTGCACAGATGAAAAAGTGGGTAGCTGACATCAACTATGCAGAAAATATCTTAATAGTTAGAAATTCCATACACTAACAGGAAGCCATCTCCTGACATTGtggattagagagagagagagagaggcatgcCAGAAAACCTATATGAGCAAAACATCTATGGACAAGAAGATGAAATTTCCCTTATTCTGTAATAACATTGATCAACACAGACTATTAATTGTAAATTGGAGCTCTGCCTTTAAAATCCAAACTACTGCAGTAAGAGAGGGCTCTTACCCTGCCTCCCTTTGGAAAAGGTTTCTGTTTTCCGGAGCAAGTTTGAGCATCACAAAATTGGCGCAAAAATAAATCTGCCAGTGCATCAAAATGCCACCGTGGGAAATTAGCAACTATATAGactgaaaacatttcttttgaagaaaaataaaagaattatagcGGTAATGTCAATGTAAGTAGTATGTTACACAAACAAGACAGAATATCTTCTTGAAAAGGTAGTACCATGAAGACGGCTTGCCGAGGGACCCAGATGGACTGGAAAACAACTGTCAGCAAGACTCtgaaagaaatataatatttgtgaGCAACAAAACATACTAAAAACAGAAGGCGAGCAATAATACAACTGAAAAGCAACCTCACATAGGTGACGATTTCTAGCAGCAGCCGCAGGATTGCACTTGGTTTTGCGAGACTTGGTATTCATCATAGTATCACAATGCAATGCACCACATAAATCAGCCAAGCACTTGCCATGACTCTGAATTCATTAAAAGTTGGTTGTGTTAAGCTAATCCAatttttcagaatgcaaagaccacaaattttaaattcaaaactaaaaaataaattattacacaATTTCTTGAAAACAGAATTCATGAATTCATTGTCATGTCTAGGAACCTAGGAGACTTGGCGCTTTCAGCATGTGTAGTCTTGAAATGTACTCAAGGCAATCTTACAGAATCAAAAGCAACTACAAATGCAATATCTGACTTCCACCATCACAGAATAATCAGCATACATTCTTCACAAAGAATGGAtcttaaatttagttttatacttttatttctatattttggttgaaaaaaattatttcatactTCAGATACTATGGTATACAAttaaatacaatgaaaaaacttggaaattaaaatataagttgTCTAAGGCATGTACCACTTCTTTTGAATCATCGTTTATTTAAATATCATCATGATACTTGACAAATTATTagacttgaaaaaaaatcagaCTTGAGTACagggaagagagaaacataAATTAGTTGATAACAGATGGCAGGTGGTCAACTCAACATTAGTCAATGCATGAATGACAATTAGGACTATCTCatggaggaaaaaataaaaaactagaacGCAACGTTGGTCACATTGTGGCAATTGATATATTGCAGCTTGCAATTAGTGAATGAATGCTCCAGAACATATAAAGATCTGGAACATGGTGCCACATACAATATTCAATAGATTGTATAAAGATAAGGAACATAGTTCCACATACAATATTCAATAGATTGTAGTGTCTGTTGTCAAAATGCTGATCAAGAAACTTTTCAGCACGGAAGCTTTTCTTACAGTATCCACACTTCCATTCATTTATATCCACATGAATTTTGTGCTGCTCCTGATCCCTGAACAGATCATTGTCAGGATGAAGTCTACATTTACTTGAAATCTGATAGTCTTCTCGTTCCACAAATGGCATCAGATACTGCACAATGTGTACAAACAACAAAGTCATGGATGTTATTCAAATTCAGAATTCCACAAGTAACTGTGAAACATTTCCTCATACCTCCTCAATTACTTCCCAAGCTGCCCTACTTCTTTCTCTAGAACAATGAACCTCATGAGCATGCTCTTGGTCTTGCTCTTGATTAAGAGTTCTAACATAAGACACATAACAAGTTCAGATGACCAAACTTCTCAGAATAACATATGACACCAATAATACTGAAATCATTCAACAGGCATAACGAGTATATGCTCCTAATTCATTAATCATTCATCAGGCATAACGAGTATATGCTCCTAATTCATTAATCATTCAACAGGCATCTAATTAACCTCAATACTGAAATACTACACTAATAATGAATTCAAACACTAATTTCTCTGCGTAATCTGTCAAGAAAGCAATGGTACCTGGCAGCTGCAGATCCTTCAGAATCCTGGagcacaaaacaaaaataaaaaattatatctcttATTCATCCTATATACTTTATTCCTTTTCAACAcaatatataaactaagcacCGATCCATATAAGAACCTATATCACTATAACTTACCAAAATCACAGCGACACCGACGACTCAAATTAtgaaattcaatataaaaacaaaccaaaatcccatttttatatttattatagtggTTTGAACTCTTGTAAATGCAACTTCTCCATCCATGCTTTTGAGCTTTGTAAGAGTACCTGATTTTCCCCTGTAAGGGAAGAAGCCGAAGAACCATGGGATATTTCTTGAAGGGAAAGAGATATCAATAGAAGAATCGAAGCGATAGCTGTGGCTTTCTTCATCTCTATCTTGAGATTGGTATGAAATTTTGTGAGACTATCTGCGAAACTTTTCCTCGGAAAGAAAAGCTTCGATGGAACTACGTTTTCGTTTCTTGGAATTTCATATGGATGTGTTTGGATGCTTGGATTTTGAAACCCTTAAGTGACGGATAGGAATATTCCTGCGGGTGGCTGCTCCGCTAGTGTATTTtggatgttttttcttttaaatttgttttttttttttaaaaaatgtataatatcattaaaaaatattttcttaattattaaataaaaaaataaaaataaaatcccagCGAGAGCTACCAATGGGAAGAACAACATTTTCCATATTCATGCACCCATTGAGAATGTCCTAATACCATAAAAAACATGGAATTttgaaagaatattttttttagaaagaaaaattataaactgtACAATTAATTTACAACTCTACTTAAGATGAAGGgtattcatataaaattaaaattattattttaatgaaatggcATAATTACATTggttaatttaaaataagttgtaaattagttataaaaatGTTATCTTTAGTTATAACAACCTACCAAAGTTTGTTACAATTGGTTTATATAAAACACTTTGGTTGGTTAGGACAAACTACCAAAGTTTTTTAAGGTGCAATTGTGGTTATGGTTCAGATTTGAATCTTGAGAGTGGCCAGAAGGTAACCAACCTCAACCATATTGTCTAGAGTTGCAGGCTTAAGGCAATCAAGATTGCTAGGGAAAGCACAAAGCCTTCATAGAAACATCAAGTTATTTGATCTACAAGGGGAAAGCAGCATTTTAGAGAAAAGCCTGTGTaaatttttgtaatgatttttcttgttttgcttgTAAGTTTTCTTGTGCTATATCCcatctcttttgtttttgtgatttttaacggatttttagttttttgcttTGTAATTATATATCTTTTGCTGAAGGGAAATTATCAAGTACTCTCGGAGTATTGTTGATATGATAAATGATTCAAAAAAGGGTTCCCCTATCTCTTCTCTTATACTTAGAAGACATACCCATGTAGATTATCAACTTGTCATGTGTTGTTATAGGCTTCTGagttagagtaatgttacatgtaGTAGTGGAGCACGTAAGCGTtgtgcagtcactttaaaaaatagtggaatctactattaaaaaatgaattttttttcatgtgagtccagtaatttttttttttcaaagtgattgcacggcaCTTGTGCACTcactagggctgcaacccgagcAACCCATTCAACATTTGAGCCCGATCCGATCCGACCCGTGTTTCTGGGTGTGTCAGACCGACCCGACCCGTCCCGTCttgttgttgtttgtttgttagtttttttttccttgccgGGTACACCCCAAGCCAACTAGAACTACTTGCTGAACCCTACAACACCACCTCTTCGTGCTGGTGATTCTCGTCGGGTTTTGTGGAATACTTCACCCAGAGTTGCAAAGGAAAGCAATGGAGAAAAGtaacaaagaaagagagatcgATAAGGACCAACGAGGTGGAGATCTGATGTAGAGCTTCATGGTTTCGATGGCACACGGGATCTTCGACCAGAACACCCATCTGGTTTTTGAGCAGCGGCACACGGGATCTTCGACCAGAACATCCCTATACTTTCTTACCCAGTTGCTGAGTGTTGTAGATAGCCCAGATCACCTTATTCTGGAATTGTGTCAACTTCTTCTTCACCTAGATCTAAAGCTCTAGCCAAGGTTTCGTACTCTTCACGCCGGTGATTCCGCATTTATTCAAACGGTTGGAATCCGCAAAATGAGAGAAAGTTGAAATGGGTAGAAACATGGATGGAGAGAATCAAAGAGAGTGGCAAAGGAAATACCGTGTGCTGTCGAAACCGTGAAGGGGAACAGAGGCGATGGTGAATGGTATCGTGAGGAAGAGAAGTGGCTAAGGTTTCATTTGCAGAGGATAAAAATGTGGGTTTGAGTTTTTAAAGAGGTGGGTCGGCGGGTTGTACGGGTCGAATCCGAACATTAGTTAAAACCGATttgtcgggtcgggtcgggtttAGCTTCACGGACGGGCCAActgcaactattatttctccTTAACTCATTTAACCTCatcatacatccattcattgtCTATGACTTCATTGAAGTTATTAAATGCAAGGTTATATTGTAACGCATCAATGGAAGACTTAAACCACATaacctatactctaaaaagactagtcaataatacaattggagtcccattggaaccttataaagagcaagaacttttccttctcaaacaatgtgagatctcatacaccacatacccttatccttatcatataggtatatcataatataatatctaATTAAGTTAATAACTCTCTACTCAAAGCAAAACTTGTGGGATTTCCCATTACTGCTTAgaaaagagtgagagagagagaagatcaaGGTGCTCGATCGAGCAAGTTTTGGAGGTAAAGATATTAATATTAACAAAGGAGAGGGAGAACAGAACATGCACGTAGATAAACTTTAGTTAATCTTGAGAGAACAATATCTTCATCATCTCTTTGCAAGTTCTTGGACGTTAATTGGAACACATTGATCAGTACCCTTAAAACATTGTTCAGCAATTGTCTTGTATACTGCTTCAGTTGGGTGATTTGCATCAAAAAAGACATACGAGTTCCTGTCTTGGCAGGGAGCTTTATTTGGAATGCACAGCCCTGATTTTGAAACGGCACAACATGGGTTTACTGAATCTTTAAGACCTGTAAAAGTCAAGACTCATAAGTTAGAAACAAGCCA from Juglans regia cultivar Chandler chromosome 2, Walnut 2.0, whole genome shotgun sequence carries:
- the LOC108981378 gene encoding uncharacterized protein LOC108981378: MKKATAIASILLLISLSLQEISHGSSASSLTGENQDSEGSAAARTLNQEQDQEHAHEVHCSRERSRAAWEVIEEYLMPFVEREDYQISSKCRLHPDNDLFRDQEQHKIHVDINEWKCGYCKKSFRAEKFLDQHFDNRHYNLLNISHGKCLADLCGALHCDTMMNTKSRKTKCNPAAAARNRHLCESLADSCFPVHLGPSASRLHDLFLRQFCDAQTCSGKQKPFPKGGRKKTSVFYLAISILTLMLLPIFYLIVYLHQSEMRKKTQELRRISKIGQKAKPS